The sequence AACCAATAATATGGCCTTTTTCCATCACAAACATCACATCCCAAATATTCTCTACCATCTCCAGCATATGAGTACTGATCAATATCGTAACTCCGTTTTCTTTCAATTCTAAAATCACTTCTTTTAATTCTTTGATCGCTTTTGGATCGAGTCCAACCATCGGCTCATCTAAAAGAATCACCTGTGGCTTGATACACAGCGCACAGCAAATACTAACTTTCTGCATCATTCCTTTTGAAAGCTCATTCCCTAATTTGTCCTGTTTATCCTCCAACTCAAATCGTGTCAGAATTGCTTCCACCTCTTGGTCTGTTATGTTGCTGTCATATGCTTTTCTTACATACTCAATATGCTCTCTTACAGTCAATGCATCGAACATTGCCGGCAATTCCGGAACATAGGCGAAAATCTTTTTCGCCTCCATGCTATGTGCTTCCATCTTCTGAATTCCGATTCCACCTTCATACCTGAGCAAACCTGCAATACTTTTGATAATCGTAGATTTTCCTGCTCCGTTTGGTCCCAGCAAAATTCCTATCTTTCCCGTCGGCACCGTGAAACTGACATGATCCACCGCCAGATAATCACCATATTTTTTACTCAGTCCTTGTATCTCAAGCATCTTCATTCCTCCTCATCAAAAATAGTCTTGTATATCTGTACTATAGATTTAATACAATGATACACAAGACTATTCCGACTGTCAATATTTATTTTTCGTATTTCTCGATTACTTCTCCACGTTTTTTATAAATGCTGCCTGCAGGTACAAATTCTCTGACCATAGACAACGGATAAATATTTGTATGACTTCCCACAACTGTTCCCGGATTCAATACACTTCCACATCCCACTTCGACTTCATCGCCAAGCATGGCACCAAATTTCTTAAGTCCGGTCTCAATCGCTCCTTTTGGTGTCTTTACCGTCACCAATGTCTTATCCGATTTCACATTAGAAGTAATCGAGCCAGCCCCCATATGAGACTTATATCCAAGCACAGAGTCCCCTACATAATTATAATGTGGAACCTGAACTTTATTAAACAGAATTACATTCTTAAGCTCTGTAGAATTTCCTACCACAGCTCCTTCCCCAACAATTGCATTACCGCGGATAAACGCACAATGTCTCACTTCTGCGTCTTTCCCAATAATTGCCGGTCCATTGATGTAAGCTGTCGGCGCTACTGTCGCCGATTTTGCAATCCATACATTCTCACCGACTTTTTCATACTCCTCTTCCGATAACGTCTCTCCTAGTTCTAAAATAAAAGAACTGATTTTCGGAAGAACCTCCCATGGATAAGTCACTCCTTCAAAAATATCTCTCGCAATTGTCTCCTTCAAATTATAAAGTGATTTTACTGTTAATTGTTCCATTTCAATTTACCCCTTCTTTGTCTGTTTTTCTTTTTTATAAAATATTGCCGCCTTATCGTAACAGCCTCTCAGCTGATACTGATTACTCAACCGCAAAACACCTTGCGTACGACTGTTAATAAAATGTTCCAGCTTCATCATATACTCATCCGATGTAATCTCGCCGTCTGCCACATAGGTGAGTCCTTTTTCCCAACTTGCAGTAAGTTCCGGGTTCAAAAGTGAGCGGATTGAATGTTCCACTACATCAAAAACCATTTCTCCAAGCAGCGTCGGTGTAATGATCTGTGTTTTTTTATTTAACATCAAATATTTAATATGAATCAGCTTTTTCAGAATCTCTGCCCTGGTTGCACTCGTTCCGATACCACTTCCTTTAATCTGGGCGCGCA comes from Coprococcus phoceensis and encodes:
- a CDS encoding acyltransferase, with product MEQLTVKSLYNLKETIARDIFEGVTYPWEVLPKISSFILELGETLSEEEYEKVGENVWIAKSATVAPTAYINGPAIIGKDAEVRHCAFIRGNAIVGEGAVVGNSTELKNVILFNKVQVPHYNYVGDSVLGYKSHMGAGSITSNVKSDKTLVTVKTPKGAIETGLKKFGAMLGDEVEVGCGSVLNPGTVVGSHTNIYPLSMVREFVPAGSIYKKRGEVIEKYEK
- a CDS encoding ABC transporter ATP-binding protein, producing MLEIQGLSKKYGDYLAVDHVSFTVPTGKIGILLGPNGAGKSTIIKSIAGLLRYEGGIGIQKMEAHSMEAKKIFAYVPELPAMFDALTVREHIEYVRKAYDSNITDQEVEAILTRFELEDKQDKLGNELSKGMMQKVSICCALCIKPQVILLDEPMVGLDPKAIKELKEVILELKENGVTILISTHMLEMVENIWDVMFVMEKGHIIGSYSKEEVGDKELDALFFELTGGEK